The proteins below are encoded in one region of Passer domesticus isolate bPasDom1 chromosome 22, bPasDom1.hap1, whole genome shotgun sequence:
- the UTS2 gene encoding urotensin-2 → MHKLMLCCLIIVSFSCPLLCLPIIDASEMSYQHSADEDSRLNLERLGSLGSSSLLQLLPELLGTLAEDSRAGLTPSNYNPGENIKETFYGNHPRNAFLGRVLAKDRKQYKKRGNLSECFWKYCV, encoded by the exons ATGCATAAACTGATGCTCTGCTGTCTCATTATCgtcagcttctcctgccctcTCTTGTGTCTCCCCATCATCGATGCCAGTGAGATGTCTTACCAACACTCAG CTGATGAAGATTCCAGGTTAAACCTGGAGAGGTTGGGCAGCCTTGGAagctcctccctgctccagctcctgccagagctgctgggcacccTGGCCGAGGACAGCAGAGCAG GTCTTACCCCCAGCAACTACAAcccaggggaaaatatcaaagAG ACTTTCTACGGGAATCATCCTCGGAACGCTTTCCTGGGCCGCGTCCTGGCCAAGGACAGGAAACAGTACAAGAAACGTGGGAACCTTTCTGAGTGCTTCTGGAAATATTGTGTGTAA
- the TNFRSF9 gene encoding tumor necrosis factor receptor superfamily member 9, translating into MAAGRALLPAALLALALSPAAALPCGADCPPGTFVAQSAGCGRGAGAPCQPCPAGTFSSAAGRGGCRMCRQCQGLFEYLKKCSSTSDAECTCKEGYRCGGDGCAYCAPSCGVGRESTRNGCQTCRYGTFNDQPNGSCKNWTMCSGNQVLEPGTPAKDVICKYAPFNSTSVTTLPTTSLEIPFFITVPGKDVQTDTIRISLAVAGLLCLVFLLPLCICFSVWHKKKLHAVFKKMHTPDQSVQEDDACSCHFPEEEQGEYQSPGKSTELRDLLVN; encoded by the exons ATGGCTGCgggccgggcgctgctgccCGCGGCgctgctggcgctggcgctcaGCCCCGCGGCCGCGCTGCCGTGCGGCGCCGACTGCCCGCCGG GTACGTTCGTAGCTCAGAGCGCCGGCTGCGGACGCGGGGCGGGCgcgccctgccagccctgcccggccggcACCTTCTCCAGCGCGGCGGGACGCGGCGGCTGCAGGATGTGTCGGCAGTGCCAAG GACTGTTTGAGTATTTGAAGAAGTGTTCCTCGACGAGCGATGCGGAGTGCACGTGCAAGGAGGGCTATCGCTGCGGCGGCGATGGATGCGCCTACTGCGCCCCAAGCTGTGGCGTGGGCCGGGAGAGCACCAGGAACG GTTGCCAGACTTGCCGCTATGGAACCTTTAATGATCAGCCCAATGGTTCTTGTAAAAACTGGACAAT GTGCTCTGGAAACCAAGTCCTGGAGCCTGGAACTCCAGCAAAAGATGTCATTTGCAAATATGCTCCATTTAATTCCACTTCAGTCACTACTCTACCTACAACATCTCTCGAAATTCCATTTTTTATCACTGTGCCAG GGAAGGATGTTCAGACAGACACAATCAGGATTTCTCTCGCTGTGGCTGGGCTGTTGTGCTTAGTGTTTCTGCTGCCTTTGTGCATCTGCTTCAGTGTCTGGCACAAAAAGAAACTACATGCTGTCTTCAAGAAAA tgcaCACCCCTGATCAGTCAGTTCAGGAAGATGATGCCTGCAGCTGCCATTTCCCTGAGGAAGAACAAGGTGAATATCAGAGTCCTGGCAAATCCACAGAATTGAGAGATCTTCTGGTGAACTAG
- the PARK7 gene encoding Parkinson disease protein 7, producing MASKRALVILAKGAEEMETVIPTDVMRRAGIKVTVAGLTGKEPVQCSRDVFICPDASLEDARKEGPYDVVVLPGGNLGAQNLSESAAVKDILKDQESRKGLIAAICAGPTALLAHGIGYGSKVTTHPLAKDKMMNGAHYSYSESRVEKDGNILTSRGPGTSFEFGLAIVETLLGKEVAEQVKAPLILKD from the exons ATGGCCTCCAAGAGAGCATTGGTGATTCTGGCTAAAGGGGCAGAGGAGATGGAAACTGTGATCCCCACTGATGTTATGAGAAGAGCTGGG ATCAAGGTGACTGTTGCAGGCCTAACAGGAAAGGAACCAGTGCAATGCAGTCGAGATGTCTTCATTTGTCCTGATGCCAGTCTTGAAGATGCCAGAAAAGAG gGGCCTTATGATGTTGTGGTCCTGCCTGGAGGGAACCTTGGGGCTCAAAACTTGTCTGAG TCTGCTGCTGTGAAAGACATTTTGAAGGACcaggaaagcagaaaaggcctgaTTGCTGCAATATGTGCAG GTCCCACTGCCCTTCTGGCCCATGGGATAGGGTATGGAAGCAAAGTCACAACACATCCTTTGGCCAAAGACAAAATGATGAATGGAG CACACTACTCCTACTCGGAGAGCCGCGTGGAGAAGGACGGGAACATCCTCACCAGCCGTGGGCCTGGCACCAGCTTCGAGTTTGGCTTGGCCATTGTGGAAACACTGCTGGGCAAGGAAGTGGCTGAACAGGTGAAGGCACCTCTAATACTGAAAGATTGA